One Mercurialis annua linkage group LG3, ddMerAnnu1.2, whole genome shotgun sequence DNA window includes the following coding sequences:
- the LOC126671857 gene encoding protein PLASTID TRANSCRIPTIONALLY ACTIVE 10 produces the protein MQVLLPNSFSFPKPLNPNNYSPRHSLLSTNPSSSVLPSKCFSSDEFPIDETFAKNFGITTTRSDAQEEEWRRKNWIERGWAPWEEILTPEADFARKSLNEPEEAPLQSPEAIEAFKMLNPSYRLQKIHEMGLTEDEWYKKQFDIKGEIPDPLETTWAGPLVLRHVPPRDWPPRDWEVDREELEFIRESHKMMSERVVIEEMDSREKTDTEKMSYDRYKMFLKQYNEWVIANKDRLEKESFEHDQDYFPGRRKRGEEYKEGMYELPFYYPGQICEGQVTTIHLYQGAFVDIGGVHDGWVPIKRNDWFWIRHHIKVGMHVIVEILAKRDPYRFRFPIEMRFIWPNIDHLIFNKFDFPPIFHRDEDTNPDEVRRDCGRPPDPRKDPETKPEEEPLLSNHPYVEKLWLIHNAEQMIVDDWELNPDKYKGKKISELTDDEDFDEQNSVEYAEAYFKKALLPKTIMKQSVKELDLEAALAERQFHNKLRAEAIERGEKYKIDNLRRTIEMDEYDLIHWRRSFEEREALIRDISCRKALGLPLEEPGRYKPTSYFGKDQYDPENPLYRYDYWGEPKSSEKSKQERMRDAHNKSIVGKGTVWYEMSYEEAIKQRMKREARAEELKQKGEDQDLDKDPKDEEDDSDDDDIWDYSFLSDMSNISEDQPLVNGTKSSGLSDEGLFEK, from the exons ATGCAAGTCCTACTGCCCAACTCCTTCTCTTTCCCTAAACCCTTAAACCCTAACAATTACAGTCCACGTCACTCTCTTCTCTCCACGAACCCTTCCTCGTCGGTGCTCCCATCAAAATGCTTCAGCTCCGACGAGTTTCCAATCGACGAAACATTCGCCAAAAACTTCGGCATCACCACCACAAGAAGCGACGCTCAAGAAGAGGAATGGCGACGGAAGAATTGGATCGAACGAGGCTGGGCTCCGTGGGAAGAAATTCTCACTCCCGAAGCCGATTTCGCTCGCAAATCTCTCAACGAACCTGAAGAAGCGCCGCTCCAATCGCCTGAAGCTATCGAAGCTTTCAAAATGCTAAATCCTAGTTACCGTCTCCAAAAAATTCACGAAATGGGGTTAACTGAAGACGAGTGGTACAAAAAGCAATTTGATATTAAAGGGGAAATACCCGACCCGCTTGAGACTACTTGGGCGGGTCCTTTGGTTTTGAGACATGTGCCGCCCAGGGATTGGCCGCCGAGAGATTGGGAGGTGGATAGGGAGGAGCTGGAGTTTATTAGAGAATCTCATAAGATGATGAGTGAGAGAGTGGTGATTGAGGAGATGGATAGTAGAGAAAAAACTGACACGGAAAAAATGAGCTATGATAGGTATAAGATGTTTTTGAAACAGTATAATGAATGGGTTATTGCTAATAAGGATAGATTAGAGAAGGAATCTTTTGAG CATGACCAGGATTATTTCCCTGGTAGAAGGAAAAGAGGGGAAGAATATAAAGAGGGGATG TATGAGCTTCCATTTTATTATCCTGGACAG ATTTGTGAAGGACAAGTCACCACTATACATCTATACCAAGGAGCCTTTGTTGATATTGGAGGTGTCCATGATGG GTGGGTTCCCATCAAACGTAATGATTGGTTTTGGATCCGGCATCACATAAAAGTGGGCATGCATGTGATTGTTGAAATTTTG GCAAAGCGAGATCCTTACCGCTTTCGGTTTCCCATTGAAATGCGATTTATATGGCCGAACATAGATCACCTTAT CTTCAACAAATTTGACTTTCCCCCAATATTTCACCGTGATGAGGATACCAACCCAGATGAAGTACGG CGTGATTGTGGAAGGCCTCCTGATCCTAGAAAAGATCCAGAAACAAAACCAGAAGAAGAACCACTATTGTCAAATCATCCTTATGTTGAAAAG CTCTGGCTAATACATAATGCTGAGCAAATGATTGTGGATGATTGGGAGCTTAATCCAGACAAATACAAGGGGAAAAAGATATCTGAACTAACTGATGATGAAGATTTTGATGAACAAAATAGTGTGGAATACGCAGAAGCTTATTTCAAGAAAGCCTTATTGCCAAAAACCATCATG AAGCAAAGTGTCAAAGAACTCGACTTGGAAGCAGCTTTAGCTGAGCGTCAG TTTCATAATAAACTAAGAGCAGAAGCAATAGAAAGAGGAGAGaagtataaaattgacaatCTGAGGCGAACTATTGAAATGGATGAGTATGACTTGATTCATTGGCGTCGATCATTTGAGGAAAGGGAAGCTTTGATCAGAGACATCAGCTG tcGGAAAGCTCTTGGGTTGCCATTGGAAGAGCCAGGAAGGTATAAGCCAACGAGCTATTTTGGGAAGGATCAATATGATCCTGAGAATCCATTATATCGCTATGACTACTGGGGAGAGCCTAAAAGCTCCGAGAAGAGCAAGCAAGAGAGGATGAGAGATGCTCACAATAAATCTATTGTGGGAAAGGGCACTGTTTGGTATGAAATGTCTTACGAAGAAGCCATCAAACAGAGGATGAAAAGAGAAGCTCGTGCTGAGGAATTGAAGCAAAAAGGAGAAGATCAAGATTTGGACAAGGATCCCAAAGATGAGGAAGATGACAGCGATGATGACGATATATGGGATTACAGCTTTTTAAGTGATATGAGCAACATCTCGGAAGATCAACCTCTTGTAAATGGTACTAAATCTTCTGGACTATCAGATGAGGGTTTGTTTGAGAAGTAG
- the LOC126671859 gene encoding short-chain dehydrogenase TIC 32, chloroplastic-like: MEMKEVGDALRFMWSTEFLRMSVYWTVSLIISYLRLFYQRMIFGHSCNSYPRCSPPRNGHAAPVCIVTGATSGLGAAAAYALSREGFFVVLAGRSSRLLCETAERIKKQNRDAQVKALEVDLSSFQSILKFKDSLEKWLLDSDMHSSIQLLVNNAGILATSHRLTSEGYDWMMSTNYMGPFSLTQLLLPLLQNSPVGSRIVNVSSFTHRSVFDMQVNIDSVSGKGFWTSGQYPFASIYEYSKLCVLLLSYQLHRQLYLMDESCRISVNAADPGVVETNIMRELPSSLSGLAFTVLKFLGLLQSPEDGVNSILDAALAPPERSGLYFFGGKGRTLNSSALSRDISLAGKLWTTSFDMFQELKLVSKGKKIDIFHDPE, translated from the exons ATGGAGATGAAGGAAGTGGGAGACGCTCTGCGTTTCATGTGGTCAACAGAGTTTTTGAGAATGTCGGTGTATTGGACAGTATCTCTCATAATCTCATATTTACGGTTGTTTTACCAAAGGATGATATTTGGGCATAGTTGTAATTCCTATCCCCGTTGCTCTCCTCCAAGAAATGGGCATGCTGCACCCGTTTGCATTGTTACTGGT GCTACATCTGGTCTTGGTGCTGCTGCAGCTTATGCTCTTTCCAGGGAAGGTTTTTTCGTTGTTCTCG CTGGACGATCATCCAGATTGTTATGTGAG ACTGCGGAGAGGATAAAAAAACAGAATAGGGATGCCCAAGTGAAAGCCTTGGAGGTTGACCTATCATCTTTCCAGTCAATCTTGAAGTTCAAAGACTCACTAGAGAAGTGGCTCTTGGATTCAGATATGCATTCTTCCATCCAGCTATTGGTAAACAATGCTGGGATACTGGCAACATCACATCGTCTCACAAGCGAAGGCTATGATTG GATGATGAGCACAAATTATATGGGTCCATTCTCTCTTACCCAACTCCTGTTACCACTTCTCCAAAACAGTCCTGTTGGTTCACGAATAGtgaatgtttcatcttttaccCATCGTAGCG TGTTTGATATGCAGGTTAACATAGACTCTGTTTCTGGAAAGGGCTTTTGGACATCTGGACAGTATCCTTTTGCTAGTATCTATGAGTATTCCAAAT TATGCGTACTGCTGCTCTCTTACCAGCTCCATCGGCAACTTTACTTGATGGATGAATCTTGTCGCATTTCGGTCAA TGCTGCAGATCCTGGAGTGGTGGAAACCAATATCATGCGAGAGCTCCCCTCTTCTCTATCCGGTTTAGCATTTACAGTGTTGAAATTCCTGGGTCTTTTGCAATCACCTGAGGATGGGGTTAACTCAATTCTCGATGCTGCCCTTGCGCCTCCA GAAAGATCTGGACTATATTTTTTTGGTGGAAAAGGCAGGACTCTGAACTCATCCGCACTTTCACGTGATATCAGCCTTGCGGGAAAACTTTGGACCACTTCATTTGATATGTTTCAAGAGTTAAAACTCGTTTCCAAAGGAAAAAAGATCGATATTTTTCATGATCCAGAGTAA
- the LOC126671693 gene encoding uncharacterized protein LOC126671693: MDGRGGCCIARYGGGGGYDMSTVDQIMLRYRPIAPKPATSSSPSPELNEVSSSRSSRGRKRSSNTNGKRCNNMNNNRKRKIITDDKADSTVVTLALLPETPDLLSPKQSKNMPTWLSFGGSNNNNDGNTNRPDLMWMPADHHHHTVVNNQMTRAVIGSCVTVECITDTWVDADGLGYTDEEKKINLERDTCPGFVSDGFGRVTWTNEAYKKMAGQGEELEGRLPSREVVVWLVMKDRVTVTATVGNNRAFTCRVRVQNERRSITVPCDVWRLESGGCAWRLDVKAALSLGW; the protein is encoded by the coding sequence ATGGACGGCAGAGGAGGTTGCTGCATCGCTAGATACGGCGGAGGCGGCGGTTATGATATGTCAACGGTGGATCAAATCATGTTGAGATACCGGCCGATCGCACCGAAACCGGCAACGAGCAGCTCACCTTCACCGGAGTTAAACGAGGTTAGCTCATCAAGGTCAAGCAGAGGCAGGAAGAGATCGAGCAATACAAACGGTAAGAGGTGTAATAATATGAATAATAATAGGAAAAGAAAGATTATCACCGACGATAAAGCAGACTCGACGGTGGTGACGCTGGCTCTGCTGCCGGAGACACCTGACTTACTCTCACCAAAACAGTCAAAGAATATGCCTACGTGGCTTAGTTTTGGCGGCAGTAATAACAATAATGACGGAAATACCAACCGTCCTGATCTGATGTGGATGCCAGCagatcatcatcatcacacGGTGGTGAATAATCAGATGACAAGAGCGGTGATCGGCTCATGCGTGACAGTTGAATGCATAACAGACACGTGGGTGGACGCAGACGGATTAGGGTACACAGACGAAGAAAAGAAGATAAATCTAGAGAGGGACACCTGTCCAGGGTTTGTATCCGACGGTTTCGGTAGAGTGACGTGGACGAACGAGGCGTACAAGAAAATGGCGGGCCAGGGAGAAGAATTAGAAGGACGATTACCATCAAGAGAAGTAGTAGTATGGTTGGTGATGAAAGATAGAGTTACGGTGACGGCAACGGTAGGAAATAACAGGGCGTTTACGTGTAGGGTGAGAGTGCAAAACGAGAGAAGATCAATAACAGTACCGTGTGACGTGTGGAGATTAGAGAGTGGGGGCTGTGCATGGAGATTAGACGTCAAAGCTGCACTCTCTTTGGGCTGGTAA
- the LOC126673183 gene encoding transcription factor GTE10-like, whose amino-acid sequence MAPTLPIEFIGQKQSKNCWIAPQPMGKSRKYSKGISSGFVPDYRHAVETVGESEGFGSSGRVDTEMTASEDSYAPKRKCMSSNFDGHDSFSVPMQVLSLSKMSRSERKNLEWRLKNELEQVRILQRKVVSFGSNAVVLSPSSDIRSCSDGLKRPPLEGLHRSFEVSHPQSKKRVPPPGRNGARNKKSTHGRSELAKLAEPAVNTDAMLMKQCGTLLNRLMSHTFGWVFNTPVDVVKLKLPDYFTVIKYPMDLGTVKDKLASGAYSSPLGFAADVRLTFANSLKYNPPGNDVHVMADTLSKFFEVRWKAIEKKLSVINDVRPVAPRASVPEELETYVDSVPAKKKKIEQTDSKVKLEPAKQVMTTKEKQILSTELEALLGELPERIIDFLKEHSENPDENAEDEIEIDIDTLSDDTLLKLRKLLDDYLLEKQKSQSKAEPCEMELPNEYGFSNSSLQPCRGNEPIDEDIDIVGGNDPPVSSYPSVKIEKDAANKNSKCSSSSSSSSESGSSSDDSDSGSSGSESDAPRAPVPCDLNKETLGSAETLDQKKSDLVDPDIGNQCANELVKIESDSQGEPLTVETDLQDGENAPPDNRQVSPDKLYRAAILRNRFADTILKAREKALEKGEKRDPEKLRLEREELERQQKEEKARLQAEAKAAEEAQKKAAAEAAAEAKRQRELEREAARLALQQMEKTVDINENSQFMEDLEMLRTTAHDEELPSFIEETSADFMLQGSKALEQLGLYMKKDDEEEEEVEAPESVSELVKDVEEGVSELVKDVEEGEVD is encoded by the exons ATGGCACCCACTCTTCCTATAGAGTTTATTGGACAGAAGCAATCAAAGAATTGTTGGATTGCTCCCCAACCGATGGGGAAATCACGGAAGTACTCTAAAGGGATTTCTTCTGGTTTTGTTCCGGATTATCGACATGCTGTCGAGACAGTTGGTGAGTCGGAGGGTTTTGGTAGTTCTGGACGAGTTGATACTGAGATGACGGCATCAGAGGATTCTTACGCTCCCAAGAGAAAATGTATGAGTTCCAATTTTGATGGTCATGATAGTTTTAGTGTGCCTATGCAAGTCCTGTCACTGTCAAAGATGTCAAGGTCAGAGAGGAAGAATTTAGAATGGAGGTTGAAAAATGAACTAGAGCAGGTCAGGATTCTTCAGAGAAAAGTGGTTTCTTTTGGATCAAATGCTGTTGTACTATCGCCTTCTAGTGATATTCGTAGTTGTAGTGACGGCCTAAAAAGGCCTCCTCTGGAGGGCTTACATAGGTCATTTGAAGTATCACATCCGCAAAGCAAGAAACGGGTTCCTCCTCCTGGTCGTAATGGAGCCCGAAATAAGAAGAGTACTCACGGGCGTTCTGAATTAGCAAAGCTGGCTGAACCAGCTGTGAATACGGATGCTATGTTGATGAAACAATGCGGGACATTACTAAACCGTTTAATGTCACATACTTTTGGTTGGGTTTTCAACACGCCAGTCGATGTGGTAAAGTTGAAATTACCTGATTATTTCACCGTCATTAAATATCCAATGGATTTGGGAACAGTAAAGGACAAGCTTGCTTCAGGTGCATATTCAAGCCCACTAGGGTTTGCTGCAGATGTCCGACTAACTTTTGCCAATTCATTGAAGTATAACCCACCAGGAAATGACGTACATGTCATGGCTGATACACTTAGTAAATTTTTTGAAGTGAGATGGAAAGCTATAGAGAAGAAGCTTTCTGTTATCAATGACGTACGGCCAGTGGCTCCAAGAGCTAGCGTTCCGGAGGAACTGGAGACATATGTTGATTCAGTTCCtgccaaaaagaagaaaattgaacAAACGGACAGTAAGGTTAAATTGGAACCTGCTAAGCAGGTAATGACTACTAAGGAGAAGCAAATTTTGAGCACAGAACTAGAGGCGTTGCTTGGGGAGTTGCCTGAAAGAATTATTGACTTCTTAAAAGAGCACAGTGAAAATCCTGACGAGAATGCTGAGGATGAAATAGAGATTGATATCGACACCCTCAGTGATGATACATTGCTTAAATTGCGGAAGCTTTTAGATGATTATTTACTCGAGAAACAGAAAAGTCAGTCCAAAGCAGAACCATGTGAAATGGAG CTTCCTAATGAGTACGGATTTAGCAATTCATCATTGCAGCCATGCAGAG GCAATGAACCTATTGATGAAGATATTGATATTGTTGGAGGAAATGATCCCCCCGTTTCAAGTTACCCTTCTGTGAAGATTGAGAAAGATGCAGCCAACAAAAATAGTAAATGCAGTAGTTCTAGTAGTTCTAGTAGTGAATCAGGCTCTTCTTCTGATG ATTCAGATTCTGGTAGTTCTGGCAGTGAATCAGATGCACCTAGAGCGCCAGTTCCCTGTGATTTAAACAAG GAAACTCTGGGTTCTGCAGAAACTCTAGACCAAAAGAAAAGTGATCTTGTTGATCCAGACATTGGAAATC AATGTGCAAATGAATTGGTCAAAATTGAGTCTGATTCCCAGGGTGAGCCACTTACTGTAGAGACAGACCTCCAAGATG GGGAGAATGCTCCACCTGATAATAGACAAGTATCCCCCGATAAGCTTTATCGTGCAGCCATATTGAGGAATCGCTTTGCTGACACAATACTCAAAGCTCGAGAAAAGGCACTCGAAAAG GGAGAAAAGCGGGATCCCGAAAAGCTGCGGTTGGAGAGGGAGGAACTTGAGCGGCAGCAAAAAGAAG AGAAAGCTCGTTTGCAAGCTGAGGCCAAGGCTGCTGAAGAAGCTCAAAAGAAGGCTGCAGCAGAGGCAGCAGCTGAAGCAAAAAGGCAGAGGGAACTGGAAAGAGAAGCTGCACGTCTTGCATTGCAACAG ATGGAAAAGACTGTTGATATTAATGAGAATAGTCAGTTTATGGAAGATCTAGAAATGCTAAGAACAACAGCCCACGATGAAGAGTTGCCGAGTTTCATAGAGGAGACGAGTGCGGATTTCATGCTTCAGGGAAGTAAAGCACTGGAACAACTAGGATTATACATGAAAAAGGACGATGAAGAGGAGGAAGAAGTTGAAGCACCTGAAAGCGTTTCAGAATTGGTGAAAGACGTGGAGGAAGGGGTTTCAGAATTGGTGAAAGATGTGGAGGAAGGGGAAGTGGACTGA